The proteins below come from a single Oscillospiraceae bacterium genomic window:
- a CDS encoding GGDEF domain-containing protein, with protein sequence MKKIRIQRVSAFDIIITLALAVVFVALSLQGTGELTQMQRATDDYIQCETLARQLQSGSDYLVEQVRMYTATGQREYMDNYFEELNTTRRRETALEYFAENYSDTDAFTLLKSAMSTSQYLSYTDRYAMRLMAQATLADPADWPAEIQTVSLHDSDLTMSDADKMRKAQQLVSNSQYQNMREDVTNNISESLAALIELTRSRQNRAEQIFTDVYRKIELCAAVLVALMLEICIITRHLVVKPLVQYSQSIQRGQIFPVVGAAELQELALTYNEVYRENQETQKLIRHEAEHDALTDALNRGSFEKILNIYEGGEKPFAMIICDIDIFKQVNDLHGHAVGDLILKKVTRLLTTTFRSIDYVCRIGGDEFAVIMVDVGRELSQTVSDKIELINDTLSNPTDGLPAVSLSVGVAFTDRENPGESIFKDADQAMYRVKQNGKHDCGFC encoded by the coding sequence GTGAAAAAAATTAGGATACAACGGGTCAGTGCGTTTGACATCATCATTACGCTGGCGCTTGCGGTGGTTTTTGTTGCCCTTTCGCTGCAGGGCACCGGGGAGCTTACGCAGATGCAGCGCGCCACGGACGATTATATCCAGTGTGAAACGCTGGCCCGCCAGCTGCAGAGCGGGTCGGACTATCTGGTGGAGCAGGTGCGGATGTACACCGCGACCGGCCAGCGGGAGTACATGGACAATTACTTTGAGGAGCTGAACACGACCCGCCGCCGCGAGACAGCGCTGGAGTATTTCGCCGAGAATTACAGCGACACCGATGCGTTTACCCTGCTGAAATCTGCCATGTCCACCTCGCAGTATCTGAGCTATACCGACCGCTATGCCATGCGTTTGATGGCACAGGCCACGCTGGCCGACCCCGCCGACTGGCCGGCCGAGATACAGACGGTCTCGCTGCATGACAGCGACCTGACGATGTCGGACGCCGATAAGATGCGCAAGGCCCAGCAGTTGGTCAGCAACAGCCAGTACCAGAATATGCGTGAGGATGTGACGAACAATATCTCCGAGAGTCTGGCGGCACTGATCGAGCTGACCCGCTCACGCCAGAACCGTGCCGAGCAGATCTTTACCGATGTCTACCGCAAGATCGAGCTTTGCGCGGCTGTGCTGGTCGCGCTGATGCTTGAGATCTGCATCATCACCCGCCATCTGGTCGTGAAGCCGCTGGTGCAATACAGCCAGAGCATCCAGCGCGGGCAAATCTTCCCGGTGGTGGGCGCCGCCGAGCTGCAGGAGCTGGCGCTGACCTACAATGAGGTCTACCGCGAAAATCAGGAGACGCAGAAGCTTATCCGCCATGAGGCCGAGCACGATGCGCTGACCGATGCGCTGAACCGCGGTTCGTTTGAAAAGATCCTGAATATTTATGAGGGCGGCGAAAAGCCCTTTGCAATGATCATCTGCGATATTGATATTTTTAAGCAGGTCAACGACCTGCACGGTCATGCGGTCGGCGATCTGATCTTAAAGAAGGTGACGCGCCTGCTGACGACCACCTTCCGCAGCATTGACTATGTCTGCCGGATCGGCGGCGATGAGTTTGCCGTGATCATGGTGGATGTCGGCCGCGAGCTGAGCCAAACGGTCAGCGACAAGATCGAGCTGATCAATGACACGCTGTCCAACCCCACGGACGGACTGCCCGCAGTTTCGCTGAGCGTGGGCGTGGCCTTTACCGACCGCGAAAACCCCGGCGAGAGCATCTTTAAGGATGCCGATCAGGCGATGTACCGTGTAAAACAGAACGGTAAGCACGATTGTGGCTTCTGTTGA
- a CDS encoding magnesium transporter CorA family protein, translated as MMKIYRTQDKQLTRVDDMSEGTWICLTSPTDDEVRRVAATLDIETADIVAATDPEESARISLEDGYTVIIVDIPIKVEGAGEGVYSTIPLGILLTQELIVTVCSADTAVIGDFAACRVKGFSTRKKMRFVYQLLYRAATMYQQELRLIDRRRQAIEKNLSGELKDSDLMELHALESTLVYFATSLRSNATVLDRLTRYKRLEQYPDDRELLDDVIVEIRQAIEMTSIYRDDIKGTRELFSSILDNRLNNAMKYLTSITLLMAVPTVISGLYGMNVQSDGMPFANTTAGFAIVLALTLALCVFAAWVLHKKHML; from the coding sequence ATGATGAAGATTTACCGCACACAGGATAAGCAGCTGACGCGGGTCGATGATATGAGCGAGGGGACTTGGATCTGTCTGACCAGCCCCACGGACGATGAAGTGCGCCGGGTGGCGGCCACACTGGACATTGAGACAGCCGATATCGTGGCTGCGACCGACCCGGAGGAGTCGGCGCGCATCAGTCTGGAGGACGGCTACACTGTCATCATCGTTGACATTCCCATCAAGGTCGAGGGCGCCGGCGAGGGCGTCTACTCCACGATCCCGCTTGGTATTCTGCTGACGCAGGAGCTGATCGTCACGGTCTGCTCGGCCGATACCGCCGTTATCGGGGATTTTGCCGCCTGCCGGGTCAAGGGCTTCTCCACCCGGAAGAAGATGCGGTTCGTCTACCAGCTGCTCTACCGTGCGGCTACGATGTACCAGCAGGAGCTGCGCCTGATCGACCGCCGCCGTCAGGCCATTGAGAAAAATCTGTCCGGTGAGTTGAAGGACAGCGACCTGATGGAGCTACACGCACTGGAATCCACGCTGGTCTACTTTGCGACAAGTCTGCGGTCCAACGCTACCGTGCTGGACCGCCTGACCCGCTACAAGCGGTTGGAGCAGTACCCTGATGACCGTGAGCTGCTGGACGATGTGATTGTTGAGATCCGGCAGGCCATTGAGATGACCAGCATCTACCGCGATGACATCAAGGGCACTCGGGAGCTGTTCAGCTCGATTCTGGACAACCGTCTGAACAACGCGATGAAGTACCTGACCAGCATCACCCTGCTGATGGCCGTGCCCACCGTCATCAGCGGTTTGTACGGCATGAATGTCCAATCCGATGGTATGCCGTTTGCCAACACCACCGCCGGGTTTGCCATCGTGCTGGCGCTGACGCTGGCTTTGTGCGTGTTTGCGGCGTGGGTGCTGCATAAAAAGCATATGCTGTAA
- the glpK gene encoding glycerol kinase GlpK, producing the protein MANEKYIMALDAGTTSNRCILFNTRGEMCSVAQKEFTQYFPQPGWVEHDANEIWTTQLGVALSAMNQIGASAEDIAAIGITNQRETTIVWDRDTGEPVCHAIVWQCRRTSEYCDALKAQGLTDKIREKTGLVIDAYFSATKLKWILDNVPGVRARAERGDLLFGTVETWLIWKLTCGKIHVTDYSNASRTMLFNIHTLDWDDEILQILDIPRCMLPNPVPNSEFYEYADPMHFGGEIKIAGAAGDQQAALFGQTCFQRGEAKSTFGTGGFMLMNVGEKPVFSHNGLVTTVAWGLDGKVNYALEGSIFVAGAAIQWLRDELHLLEDARDSEYMAQKVRDTNGCYVVPAFTGLGAPHWDQYARGAIVGLTRGVNKNHIIRATLDSLCYQINDVLTAMEADSGIAMTALKVDGGACANNYLMQTMADISSLPVKRPCCVETTALGAAYLAGLAVGYWKSTEDVLQNWAVDRKFTPAITEAERAERLKGWNKAVRCSYGWAKED; encoded by the coding sequence ATGGCAAACGAAAAGTACATTATGGCGCTGGATGCAGGCACGACCTCCAACCGGTGCATCCTTTTCAACACCCGGGGCGAGATGTGCAGCGTGGCGCAAAAGGAGTTTACCCAGTACTTCCCCCAGCCGGGCTGGGTGGAGCATGATGCCAACGAGATCTGGACCACCCAGCTGGGCGTGGCACTGTCGGCCATGAACCAGATCGGCGCCTCGGCGGAGGATATTGCCGCCATTGGCATTACAAACCAGCGCGAGACAACGATCGTCTGGGACCGCGACACCGGCGAGCCGGTCTGCCATGCCATCGTATGGCAGTGCCGCCGCACAAGCGAATACTGCGATGCGCTCAAGGCGCAGGGCCTGACCGACAAGATCCGGGAAAAGACCGGCCTTGTCATTGACGCCTATTTCTCGGCAACAAAGCTGAAATGGATTCTGGACAATGTGCCCGGCGTGCGCGCGCGGGCCGAGCGGGGCGACCTGCTCTTTGGCACGGTCGAGACTTGGCTGATCTGGAAGCTGACCTGCGGCAAGATCCATGTGACCGACTACTCCAACGCCAGCCGGACGATGCTGTTCAACATCCACACGCTGGACTGGGACGATGAGATCCTGCAGATCCTTGACATACCGCGCTGCATGCTGCCCAACCCCGTGCCCAACAGCGAGTTTTACGAGTACGCCGACCCGATGCACTTCGGCGGTGAGATCAAGATTGCCGGTGCGGCGGGTGACCAGCAGGCGGCGCTGTTTGGGCAGACCTGCTTCCAGCGGGGCGAGGCAAAAAGCACCTTCGGCACCGGCGGCTTTATGCTGATGAATGTCGGTGAAAAGCCGGTGTTCTCTCACAACGGGCTGGTCACCACCGTGGCATGGGGGCTGGATGGCAAGGTGAATTATGCGCTGGAGGGTTCGATATTTGTGGCGGGCGCGGCCATCCAGTGGCTGCGCGATGAGCTGCATCTGCTGGAGGATGCCAGGGACTCCGAGTATATGGCGCAGAAGGTGCGGGACACGAACGGCTGCTATGTCGTGCCGGCCTTTACCGGTCTGGGCGCGCCCCACTGGGACCAGTACGCGCGCGGCGCGATTGTGGGGCTGACCCGCGGCGTCAACAAAAACCACATTATCCGCGCCACGCTCGACAGTCTGTGCTACCAGATCAACGATGTGCTGACCGCGATGGAGGCTGACAGCGGCATTGCGATGACGGCGCTCAAGGTGGACGGCGGCGCCTGCGCCAACAACTACCTGATGCAGACGATGGCGGACATCAGCAGCCTGCCGGTCAAGCGGCCCTGCTGTGTGGAGACCACGGCGCTGGGCGCGGCCTATCTGGCGGGGCTGGCTGTCGGCTACTGGAAGTCCACCGAGGATGTGCTGCAGAACTGGGCCGTGGATCGCAAGTTTACCCCCGCCATCACCGAGGCCGAGCGCGCCGAGCGGCTCAAGGGCTGGAACAAGGCGGTGCGCTGCTCCTACGGCTGGGCGAAGGAGGATTGA
- a CDS encoding ABC transporter ATP-binding protein, translating into MIEVRSLQKTYRSHGAAVGLLGADFLVPDGQIVGILGENGAGKTTMLRCIAGLLPHKGTALLDGRPAGVQYERISYITGEGSYYPALTVAAYGQLLTDLHPAFDPARYEKFLEFFALHGTDTIGQLSTGQRARVELAAGFAKRVPYYLMDEPFLGKDPFTRRDFIKLMSATLTGGETLLLSTHYIEDVEHFLDRALILHDGRIAEDLQLDTLAPGDSLLAHMASACHWDPQRYLAFEEE; encoded by the coding sequence ATGATCGAGGTGCGAAGCCTGCAGAAAACCTACCGCAGCCACGGCGCGGCTGTGGGCCTGCTGGGTGCGGATTTCCTTGTGCCGGATGGCCAGATCGTGGGCATTCTGGGCGAGAACGGTGCTGGTAAAACAACGATGCTGCGCTGCATTGCGGGGCTTCTGCCGCACAAGGGCACAGCGCTGCTGGACGGCCGGCCTGCCGGGGTGCAGTACGAGCGCATCAGTTATATCACCGGCGAGGGCAGCTATTACCCGGCGCTGACGGTGGCAGCCTACGGTCAGCTGCTGACCGACCTGCACCCCGCGTTTGACCCTGCGCGGTACGAAAAATTTCTGGAATTTTTCGCCCTGCACGGCACGGATACGATCGGGCAGCTTTCCACCGGGCAGCGCGCACGGGTAGAGCTGGCTGCCGGCTTTGCCAAGCGGGTGCCGTATTACCTGATGGATGAGCCGTTTTTGGGTAAGGACCCCTTCACCCGGCGGGATTTCATCAAGCTGATGAGCGCCACGCTGACCGGCGGGGAAACGCTGCTGCTCTCGACCCATTATATTGAGGATGTGGAGCATTTTTTGGACCGCGCACTGATCCTGCATGACGGCCGCATTGCGGAGGACCTGCAGCTGGACACGCTGGCACCCGGCGACAGCCTGCTGGCCCACATGGCATCGGCCTGCCATTGGGACCCGCAGCGGTATCTGGCGTTTGAGGAAGAATAA
- a CDS encoding sigma-70 family RNA polymerase sigma factor, with translation MEDAAIVALYWARDEQALSETAAKFGAYCRKIADNILHSAHDAEECENDTWLAAWNSMPDNRPARLAPYLGRITRNLALDRFDKTTAQKRGCGQSFAPLDELAECVAAPGSVEESFDAAETGRLISAFLRTLPEETRNIFLRRYWYCDATADIAARYSLTESKVRVTLHRTRGKLAAYLQERGAAL, from the coding sequence ATGGAGGATGCCGCCATCGTGGCGCTCTACTGGGCGCGGGACGAGCAGGCCCTGAGTGAGACCGCCGCCAAATTCGGCGCCTACTGCCGCAAAATTGCCGACAACATACTCCACAGCGCCCACGATGCCGAGGAGTGCGAAAACGACACCTGGCTGGCCGCCTGGAACAGCATGCCCGACAACCGCCCCGCAAGGCTGGCGCCCTATTTGGGGCGCATCACGCGGAATCTTGCGCTTGACCGCTTTGACAAAACCACAGCGCAGAAGCGCGGCTGCGGCCAGAGCTTTGCCCCGCTGGACGAGCTTGCCGAATGTGTAGCTGCGCCGGGCAGCGTGGAGGAAAGCTTTGACGCCGCCGAGACCGGGCGGCTGATCAGCGCGTTTCTGCGCACGCTGCCCGAGGAGACCCGCAACATATTTTTGCGGCGGTACTGGTACTGCGATGCCACCGCCGACATTGCCGCGCGGTACAGCCTGACCGAGAGCAAGGTGCGGGTGACGCTGCACCGCACGCGCGGCAAGCTGGCCGCATACTTACAGGAAAGGGGTGCTGCACTTTGA
- a CDS encoding phosphoribosyltransferase family protein gives MASVERRAEVTRARLLALLFPRRCPFCGALLGVDAVQGTVCPACLPEEMRLQHLPPRLPEGEHAFYALGEAAAAYYYADAVRSAILRCKRGGCPWYAQELADRMAVLIFGALPARRVGELPQYRGLHTLPLYSCIVPVPPNKPRPGVPGLPLLLARRLSAVLGIPVVTPLYIKNPGRPQKELTREERLRRAKAAFACRPGTDLTGKRVLLVDDIITTGATASACAAALLQAGAIGVTAAAIAAAEELPKAQQKKER, from the coding sequence GTGGCTTCTGTTGAGCGGCGCGCGGAGGTGACGCGCGCACGGCTGCTGGCGCTGCTGTTTCCGCGCCGGTGTCCCTTTTGCGGGGCGCTGCTCGGGGTGGATGCCGTGCAGGGGACGGTATGCCCGGCCTGCCTGCCGGAGGAGATGCGGCTGCAGCATCTGCCGCCGCGCCTGCCGGAAGGAGAGCATGCTTTTTACGCGCTGGGGGAGGCGGCAGCCGCCTACTACTACGCCGATGCAGTGCGCAGCGCGATTTTGCGCTGCAAGCGCGGAGGCTGCCCGTGGTATGCGCAGGAGCTGGCCGACCGGATGGCGGTGCTGATCTTCGGCGCGCTGCCCGCCCGCAGGGTGGGGGAGCTGCCGCAGTACCGCGGACTGCATACGCTGCCGCTGTACAGCTGCATTGTGCCGGTGCCGCCCAACAAGCCGCGGCCCGGCGTACCGGGTCTGCCGCTTTTGCTGGCGCGCCGGTTGAGCGCAGTGCTGGGTATCCCGGTGGTGACGCCGCTCTACATAAAGAATCCGGGCCGCCCGCAGAAGGAGCTGACCCGTGAGGAGCGGCTGCGCCGCGCGAAAGCGGCCTTTGCCTGCCGCCCCGGCACCGACCTGACCGGCAAGCGGGTGCTGCTGGTCGATGACATTATCACGACAGGGGCCACGGCGTCCGCCTGCGCGGCGGCGCTGCTGCAGGCCGGTGCCATCGGGGTGACTGCCGCAGCCATTGCCGCAGCAGAGGAGCTGCCCAAGGCGCAGCAGAAAAAAGAGCGTTGA